A portion of the Micromonospora vinacea genome contains these proteins:
- a CDS encoding DUF72 domain-containing protein: MGVIKVGTSSWADQSLLRSGWYPRSASTPARRLGFYASQFPLVEVDTSYYAIPVPETTQGWVDATPDDFTFDVKAFSLFTGHPTPVAVLPRDLRPAAGPSRIRRRDLPERTYDELWARFRAALDPIAAAGKLGAVMLQFPPWLVRSPAAERRIVELAQRCRPWRVGVELRHGSWLDDAAATDTLDLLRAHDLSVVCVDMPQGHPSSVPPILSMTAEPAIVRFHGHSGAWGEGDKQEKFRYAYAEDELRQWAGLLAEFADLPDELHVLFNNCCAGQAQRDATRLAQLLAETMVADRAVPATG, from the coding sequence ATGGGTGTGATTAAGGTGGGCACGTCGTCCTGGGCGGACCAGTCCCTGCTGCGCTCCGGGTGGTACCCGCGCTCGGCAAGCACGCCGGCCCGTCGGCTGGGCTTCTACGCCAGCCAGTTTCCGTTGGTCGAGGTGGACACGTCCTACTACGCCATCCCGGTGCCGGAGACGACCCAGGGCTGGGTGGACGCCACCCCGGACGACTTCACCTTCGACGTCAAGGCGTTCAGCCTCTTCACCGGTCACCCGACACCGGTCGCCGTGCTGCCCCGGGACCTGCGCCCGGCCGCCGGCCCGAGCCGGATCCGCCGCCGCGACCTGCCGGAGCGGACGTACGACGAGCTGTGGGCCCGGTTCCGCGCGGCCCTGGACCCGATCGCGGCGGCCGGCAAGCTCGGTGCGGTGATGTTGCAGTTCCCCCCGTGGCTGGTGCGCAGCCCCGCGGCCGAACGCCGGATCGTCGAGCTGGCGCAGCGCTGCCGGCCGTGGCGGGTCGGTGTGGAGCTGCGGCACGGCTCCTGGTTGGACGACGCCGCCGCGACGGACACTCTGGACCTGCTACGCGCCCACGACCTGTCAGTGGTCTGCGTCGACATGCCGCAGGGGCACCCGTCGTCGGTGCCGCCGATCCTGAGCATGACGGCGGAGCCGGCCATCGTCCGGTTCCATGGTCACAGCGGCGCCTGGGGTGAGGGCGACAAACAGGAGAAGTTCCGGTACGCGTACGCCGAGGACGAACTCCGGCAGTGGGCCGGGCTGCTGGCCGAGTTCGCCGACCTTCCGGACGAACTGCACGTGCTGTTCAACAACTGCTGCGCCGGTCAGGCCCAGCGCGACGCCACCCGGCTGGCGCAGCTGCTGGCCGAGACGATGGTCGCCGACCGCGCCGTGCCGGCGACCGGCTGA